One Belonocnema kinseyi isolate 2016_QV_RU_SX_M_011 chromosome 6, B_treatae_v1, whole genome shotgun sequence genomic region harbors:
- the LOC117174828 gene encoding putative odorant-binding protein A10 has translation MFKIASLSFVLIPFIFCFVATEEIEKEEMISDKYDDLDFQTILENPRLRDQYYNCFMELGPCSTPDKKFFKELLPEVFQTECRRCNDKQKAAIDQIADFYVKRFPDKWEAFIRKFVIEPARLNKN, from the exons ATGTTTAAGATTGCTTCTCTTTCGTTTGTGCTAATtccgtttattttttgttttgtggcgactgaagaaatagaaaaagaagaaatgaTTTCTGATAAGTACGATGATCTCGATTTTCAGACGATCCTGGAAAATCCAAGATTAAGGGATCAATATTATAATTGTTTCATGGAACTTGGGCCGTGTTCAACTCCAGACAAAAAATTCTTCAAGG aacTCCTACCGGAAGTTTTCCAGACCGAGTGCAGAAGATGCAACGACAAACAGAAGGCAGCAATAGATCAAATAGCAGATTTTTACGTAAAAAGATTTCCGGACAAATGGGAGGCCTTCATCCGGAAATTCGTTATAGAACCAGcccgtttaaataaaaattaa